The segment atggcgaacttgaatcaaataaagctagtagaaatacttaccttgtagttgtagttgattccttggagttttagagcctagcaccaatagtgtggatgcctcaaatggaaatcacaaatcaccacaaacttggaactttgagagaatagtcactactatcttgaaatcggccctcacctcaacaagtgtcaactagtctgatttcaagaaccaaagccttctttatatagtgtggtggattagggttgcatccatgtaaaccctaatacccatgtctcttcatttccatgagatccatgggttaaatctccatggagtatccatggactttttcatgcaagcctagcccattccaaataaaccttagcccacactatataaatatagaagcttatatttaattagtaatatctttgatctctaaattaatcctagagtaattatagatcaatactaattaaataatatgatcttatattaatatattagaacttataatatattaataaatcataacttgtactattctcaacagattatccataaattattcgggtgaagtgcaacccaaatggaccatgccgggtcgggtcaagtacatgccaaatatagttatggacatagacactataTACAACATAACCATGTAGCCGCCTTGTGtgtgctaatcatacataacattggatctGATATATGGTCGAACAATTGATTCTACCttaagcccataaccaaacaagaaacaagaaataatgttaaatcaaacattctcaggataTATAAAATCATAGTTATGTAtaactatgatgcacacactaagtAACCACAGTAATAATATCAGTTCCATATATCATATCAAGCAAttctcctaggctatcaggcatcataaataaggcaattctatcatgcaattcctcaAGATCCCTAGACTACAAACCagcatgcaattctatcatatcatcaatacaaaaAATCAAGTGTGGGGGAATAACTTTCCTTGGATCTAGCTGATtatacacatcgcatcctctcCATCGATCATTTTAGAGATaattttgtaaaatattttgtagatccatagtttgagtctggaatcacaCAAGTGCTCATCCAATTCTCttaaactagggctctgataccaacttgtaacgtcccaaacaCCATGATAAAATTATtcattttaataaaacatttccaCAAAACCATAAGATAGTAAACCATTGTTTcgaaataaatccataaaatcatAGTATCGAAAATCCCTCAAAACATAAATCAATAGGAAGatatgtacgatcacgccttcgccttgtccCGATCatttgatgtacctgaaaccacgaaatcaacaactgtaagccaaagcttagtgagctttcccaaaataccccacatgacaatacatatacaatgcatgcATATCGGGCCTAAAATATAAAACTGGATTGCCCCAGGCCCATAGTCTCCCGACTGGATTACCCCCAACCCACAGTCTCCTGACTGGATTGCCTACATGTCCACAGTCTCACGACTAGATTACCCCTGGTTCTATTGTCTCCTGACTGGATTAAAcatgggtttgttggcctacatcacaaagtcgtaccacctcaacccaacctccCTATGTCAACATATGTAACAGATTCGCAATAACCAACAAATACAGGTAATCAtgcagatctaccaatctaaagGATCACTATATTATAGAAACATCCTATCCATAAAGGTACATAACACAATATAGTGGGAGGGAATTGGTTCCTTTGACCCACGAGTACAATGAGGAAAGCTCGCCTCAAAGTCTAGAAGAAAGCAGTAACGATCACTGGTCTGATAACTGGCTCTACAGGTCAACTATAGAACAAACAAGACCAAGTCTCAATCTACATCTCAAATACTCAGTTTGACCTAAATTTAAACTTGATCAAAGTCAACGTTCAACTTCCAGTCAACCTACGCCCCCACGTACATGATGCTCTACGCCCAGCATAGAGGTTAATGAAGCAAAATTGGACAGAAAGTAGTTATGCACAGCGTAGCTAAACTACACCTTGTGTAGTACACTATTGTCCAACTTttcctattaagtgcttaatatagAAAGGTAAGCCTCCAAACTTCCAGATCTATACTAGATGGAcaacttaatggataaagtctctgAATTTATCCATTTTCCTGCATACAGAAAGCACTAATCCAAACCCTAGGTCCAAAAAGCCTTATATTGCTCAAAAGCTCATGCATGGATGAATGAGAGTGACCAAactctcatttttatgacttagcaaccccaaaaacgactagaaacgaAATTCATATGGCGTGGAGTAGCTTATACTCACAAAGGCCAAGGTTATGGGGACGAAAGGATAGAAATCTCAAAAGTAACTAGATCTAATCATGAACatcatcaaggtaagaactttataccttctggtgGATGATTATGTGATGAAAGTTCTAGATCCACAAATCTTGGAGCTTCTTAAGTGCTTCCCAATGGACCTTGTATAGTTATCAAGAATATTGTATGATCCAAATTAGAATCCCTCTTACAGTATCCCACCCCTTAGCAAGCAAGCTAGCAATAAACGTCTTCAATTGAGCGTGGAAGAAATCAACCAAGAAACATGTTGGTTTATTTCTTGAGTTCTTTGCATAGAGAGGTAGGAGGAGGAAAGGAAGGTAGCGGTTTTTAAGGCCTCCAAGGAGCTTATAATTCCTTTTACTTTGTCCATGTACAAAAATCCTAGGAATAATATTGTTTTAAAGCCTCCAAATGTTATCCATTTAATTCaaacaatattaaaataatcatttgGTATTATCCATTTATTTATCTTGTGTAATTAATTTCTAATTGTTTATTAACACTTTAATAAACAAtcaattatattatatttatttattgatagattaataaataataaattcttcttaattaaatatttttgccACACAAACTTAAGTGAAATGTGTAATTCATACATGTCCAATTGTCCATGTAATTAATTATGtcaccaacatattttgtagtttattgtgtcaccaacatattttgtagTGTGTATATCTCCAATAGTCTCTTTACCACTCTCTTAAAAAAATCACATCATTGGAATAAAAAATATGTGATGTTGAGAAACCAACCTAACCAATCTTAATATGTGATACACCTGACCATGTATGACTTCTTCTATTGCCATATAAATTCCTTCGAGGTCCATAATGAAAATGAAAGGAGAGAGTATGTCATTTTGGCGCAAACCTCTCTTTAAAGTAAACTCTTTAAAAGGGCTATCACCATTTCCATTTTCTCTTCTTATACAAATTAATCATCTCGTTTACCAGGGGGAGAGGACCATCCAATCTCCGCCTTCCACGGCCATCATCgctattttttctttattttaattattaaagctAGTATTTAACACTTAAAAAACttctttttatttaatatatccaaaaattataataaaatacaaAACAAAATCTTCTTATTTAAAATAACCCTTATTAATGTTTCTCATTTCGTTTGGTTACAACTTTTCCACGAATAGTCGCCACGCCGTGTACAATAAACAACCACATTGTGGGATCAACTTCATTCGCGTGCCCTCTAAGAATTCCAACGTGTACTTCTCTAATAAATTTATGGGAAAATGACCTTTGAGGGTAATAAAGTATTCGTCTTGTATTCATTAGGTCCCTTATCTTTTTTTGTCTTTATTATACCATTGAACTTATAATCCCTGCTCACCAAAGCCACCGCGACCGGTTATCACCTGTTTTACTGATTACCACATTTAATTAGAGATGACATGTCTTATTACGTGGAATTAGAACACATTTAATTACCGTTTCTCTTTCACCCCTTTGTCCTTACAGTTACGGTTCGTTTTAATTGAGGGAAGAAAAAGTTCAATCGAAGCATACGGTTAGGAAATTGAAGAGAACTGGTGAATGCGAGTGTTATAGTGAAGAAGATGGCCTCCGATTCCAAACAAAGTAAGTATTTAACAGTTTATATACATTATAATGGTTTATTCGCACCAAAACCATTAGTGTACTTGAACGCTGTTGTTGTTTCAATCTGTTATGTCGATTTTGGTGCAATGGATTTCAAAGACTTTAACTTGTTCATTGCAAAGTTGATTGAAGGCAGTTGTGATAATGTATATTATTGCACTAGAAATGAACCGTTGGAAGAGGGTATTAGGAGAATTAGGAATGATGCTGACTACTTTGAGTTTATTGAAACGGGTTATAGTGATGAAGCTGGTCTAAGAATGAATGTGTATATAGACCACGAAAATGAACCTGTACTTGATTGGGCTGATATGGAAGTAATGGAAGATGATGAAGGGCATTATTCTGAGGAAGACCTGGATGATGATAAAGATTCACAACTTTCTGATGATATTCCATATGAGCATGAAGCAGATGATTACATTCCTTCTCTTGACAAGACTATTGGTGATGAATTCTTACATCGGGTGTCTGGTATGTGTAAGGATATAAATGATGAGGCTGAAACTGATGAGGTTGAAACCAAGAATGGAGATGACAAACCAGTGTACCCTGTCCATAATGAGAACCAGAAATGGGACAAAATGGTGCCAATTCTAGGTATGAGATTCTCTAACCCCGTGGAATTGAAAATTTGTTTGACTAACTATGCAGTGAAGAATGGGTACAACCTTTATTTTGAGAAAAATGATAGTCAGAGGTTATTAGTGAGATGTTGTAAAGAGAACAAGAACCCCTCCTGTCCTTTTAGACTGTGGGCTTCCTGGATGATCAGTGAAAGGTCTTTCCAGATTAAGTCATTAGTTGATGAACATAACTGTTCAAGAGTCTTCAAACTTGGTTCCATTGTAACATATAAATGGATTGGAAAGCATTTTAAGAATCAACTTGTGAAGAACCCTAAAATGAGCATAAGGAAAATGAAGGCCAAAGTGAGTACAAAGTTTAACTTGATTGTTAGTGTCACTCAATGTAGAAATGCTAGGAGATATGCTTTGGATAAGATAGAGGGTAGTGTGATAGAACATTATGGTAAAGTATGGAGTTATGGAGAAGAAATAATGAGGACAAATCCTGGTTCAACAGTAAAGATAGATGTGAATGTCACGTCTGATTCCACAACCTacttttctaaaatgtatgtttgtTTTAAGGGTGTGAAGGATGGTTGGATTGCAGCATGTAGGAGGGTAATAGGGGTAGATGGTTTTTTTTAAAGGGTATATGTAGAGGCCAACTGTTAGCAGCTATGGGTAGGGATGCAAACAACCACATCTTCCCTATTGCATGGGCTGTGGTGGAAGTTGAAAATAAGGAAACATGGAAGTGGTTTCTTGACCTCCTTCTGGATGACATTGAAATGGGAATTGGTCATGGATTGACCCTCATATCAGACCAACACAAGGTATATCtctgttttgttttgtttaagttgAATGTTTTTGTTATGTCATCTATTTCATGCTTTCTTTCAAGGATTAATAAAGGCTGTCAAAGAAAGGGTTCCAGCAGCAGAGCATAGACAATGTGCTAGGCACATCTATGCTAACTTCAAGAAAAGATTCAAAGGTGAACAATATAGGAAGTTGTTTTGGGCAGCAGCTGCTAGTACTACTCAACCTAAATTTGAGGCAGAAATGAAttccataaaaaaaaattgaCCCTTTGGCTTATGAACACCTCATGGAAAGGAACCCTAAAAGTTGGTGCAGGGCATTCTTTGAAGTGGGCAGGGCTTGTGATGCTTATGAGAATGGCATATCAGAAAGTTTCAACTTTGTTATTGATCTTGCTAGGAAAAGGCCACTCATCACCATGTTGGAAGAGATAAGGATTTATGCAATGGAGAGGATGTATAAAATGTTGCAAGAGGGACAAAGTTGGGGGAATTTAAAAATATGTCCATCTATAAGGTTGAAGATATCAAAGCTAAAGAaacagcaaaggtatgatataacttctattttataaatattatatgtCTCATCTATAAGATTAATAGAACTTCTTATTTTTTTTGGGCAGATTTTGGGGTGTTATACCATCTGGGATACAACAATATGAAGTTAGGATTGGAAATGATGGATATGCTGTGGACCTTAACAACAACACATGTGGATGTAGATCTTGGCAAGTATCAGGTATCCCATGTGTGCATGTAGTGGCAGCCATTTCATACCTCAACAGGAATGCAGAGGATTATGTTGCACCATGGTTCCATACAGCCATGTTCTTGACTTGTTACAACCATACCATTAACCCACTTAATGGTAGTTCCATGTGGCCTGAATCTCCCTACATGAAGCCATTGCCTCCTCAAAAAAGAAGGTTACCAGGAAGGCCAACCCTTAAAAGGAAAAAAGATCAATCTGAGATGGAAAGCAAGG is part of the Lactuca sativa cultivar Salinas chromosome 7, Lsat_Salinas_v11, whole genome shotgun sequence genome and harbors:
- the LOC111911993 gene encoding uncharacterized protein LOC111911993, producing MERNPKSWCRAFFEVGRACDAYENGISESFNFVIDLARKRPLITMLEEIRIYAMERMYKMLQEGQSWGNLKICPSIRLKISKLKKQQRFWGVIPSGIQQYEVRIGNDGYAVDLNNNTCGCRSWQVSGIPCVHVVAAISYLNRNAEDYVAPWFHTAMFLTCYNHTINPLNGSSMWPESPYMKPLPPQKRRLPGRPTLKRKKDQSEMESKGKTRHTISKAGSVNRCTICRERGHNRSTCPTRPADVASTSRPKNKKPKKSKKRERYAIKTI